The stretch of DNA cgaaatgaaaataatatgaaatataggattaaattaaaattgtggctctcttcACCATCCGCCATCGTTGCGCTCTCCCTATGGTTCGTCgtccaagggttaattatAGTAGACCCTGATAACTTTTATTTCGTTAACTTGCCACAGAGGCCTACTGCCCTCCACATCTACTTTAATTAATGCAATTCGGTATTACTTTTGCCCTGAGCTTTTTGGGTAGCTATCTGTTAGAGGCATTTGTCATGTTTCCGTTTCCTAGAAATTCTTCCCCCTATAAGAGGTTTACTATAATTttagttattaattattgagtTAATTTGCTTTCatgtttgaataaaaataaaatagtccttaaaataagaattttgtTCCAGGTGCTCAATACAGCTGCCTCTTACTTTGCTTTGTTACGACAGTTACAAGAACAGTCAATTTGGCAGTAATGATGTCCGCGATCTATGATTTCACTGCTGTTAAGGCAATGTTAGAAtaatcaaatataatttgtgtgAACAGTGATTTGTAGCTGATTAAACAAGTAGAATTTAATCTGTTCTACATTGATTTCTTACAATTATCGCGTAACTCTGTGTCCACGTGCAAtcgtattttataaaatgaaaacaaaatttaatagaaaGAAGAGTGGTGTTATTGTTGTGGTTTATTCGTCTCTTGATTCCAGAAACCTCGCTGAATTTCGAATGTACCGAAGAATTTCGTTAAGGAGAAAATATGCCACACACTTGATTTTCTCTCTCAAAATAGCATGTTATTTATTCGTATTTAACTGTACTTAACTATAAGGGACTTCGTATACAGCACGATTTGCAATTTtaagtaatttttatattataagaGAAACATCTCACTATAAAATTaacttaaattattttttttactctCACATTCCGTCTCTTATAGTCTTTTATTATCCTCACTGTTCACAGTATCTTCTTCACTTTCATATAAAAAGACTGGTTAACTTTGTTTACGGCAAAATGAGGAGAAAACACCGAGTCTCCTATATACCCTTCGCAacaataaatcatttatacAGAGTACTAGGTCCGCGTAGACCAAACTTATAAAACTTGCAACCCTGTTTTGCAACAGATACACTTATGGCACTTCATTAAACTTACAGTATAAACTATTCGTGGAAGCATAAATCAAAAAAGAAAGGATGCAAAAGCTGTACATTCCCCTATGTAATTCACTGTCCACTctgcaatatttttataatgaattCTCGGAGGACATTGTTATGATACACGCGAAAAAAACAAACCCTCTGACAGACACGCGATCAGGTACGCGTGGAGGGAGAACATGAGAAAACTACGAAGGAACTCAATTGACTATTACATACTGCCGAACAAGATCATGTGCAGTATGATTGGAATCTGGCCTCCCGATGAAAAACGCACGATCTCCAGCAAACTATTCACATACTTCCGGTTCATATTCTCTATAATGGCTACCTGTACAGTTTTCGTGCCTGGACTTTTGGTAATTGCGGTGAACTGGGGTGATCTGAAAATTCTGACAGGTAACTGGAtgaaatcaatttaataatttgcaTGTTAGAATTGTAGTCAgtgattgaatttaatttactgtAGCTTTATTCGCGCCCCAGCATCGAGTTTGTTTAGGCATTCAATTGTTTTGGAAATATTCTGTTATGCTTTCCTTTATCACTTGTCTCTGTGTCAAGTTAGCTTTATGGTTGGGGTTTTCAAGAAATTTCTTCCTCTATATCTCCGAGTGCGACAAGTTATCAAGATTAAACTAAAGTCCTAatgcaataaaaaataaaatttagtgTACCActaagaaatattttctgcACTAAATTAACGCGTTGCTTGCCAGTGATCGacattacaaatttaatttaatggaatatttaaaaaaaacttactttttcttatttaattagGAGTCGGGTGTGTTTCAACGACCCTTGCGCaatgtttattcaaaataatttatctaGTAGTAAGACGAGAGAAATCATGTAGATTGTATAAAGAATTAAGAAGCCTCTGGGACTCCACTGACGATCCTAAAGAAAGGCAATCTTACGAAGGACTCGCTTACTGGGCACGAATTTGTTCAATCGTCTTCTATTCGTCTGGGACTACGACTGTGATTATTTTCACAGTTTCAGCAGTTTTTGACTATATTAGCAACGAACGTATCGGCAATGGTGTTAGCGGTCGACATTTACCATTTGAAGTCTGGTAAAACTTCAAACATTATTACCAAtgatttcatatttcatttaaatacaataagTGTCAATTTATGGAGTCTGATTTGAATATTAGGTATGGAATGGATGTCACGGAATCGCCTAGGTTTGAAATCGCGTTTGTTTGTCAATTCCTAGCAGCTTTGCTTTGCGCCGTCGCAATTTGCGCCGTAGATACCTCGTGTCTGACCACGATCCTACACGTATCTGGACAATTCAGATTAATCAGCACGTGGATCAGTAATATTGGGATCGAAATAAGATGCCattctattaattatatatCCGATCGTTCGGGGAATTTGGCAACGGATCTAATCAGGTGTATTCGTCATCATCAACGATTAATAAAGTAAGCgaaaaaattctatttctaACATTTAAATTATACTTCTAACATTTAATTGTATCATTACTTTCACAGTCTGGTGAATGATGTTAATGATCTATTAACCCCCATTATTTTTCTGCAACTCCTCACAAGTGGAATAGAAATTTGTTTAAGCGGATTCGCAGTTATGAGTAATGGTTCAAGCGCcgatatatataaatttatctcTTACTTATCATCGATGATGATACAACTTTTATTATGGTGCTGGCCTGGTGAAATTTTGGTTCAGGAAAGTCAGGAAATAGGATATACAGCTTATCTAAATGTACCATGGTATAAATTACCACCGATTTATAGAAGACAACTTCTACTTATAATCCTCAGATCGCAAAAGTACTGCAGTATTTCGGCATTAACGTTTCAGACATTGTCTATTCATACTTTAACGAATGTAAGTATTTTATGTAagtgaaatataatttttctcatTAACCAGTCGTCATGATTTATTGTTCAAGTACAATCGTTAaattatgaaatgaaatg from Osmia bicornis bicornis chromosome 10, iOsmBic2.1, whole genome shotgun sequence encodes:
- the LOC123988186 gene encoding odorant receptor 85c-like isoform X2; its protein translation is MRKLRRNSIDYYILPNKIMCSMIGIWPPDEKRTISSKLFTYFRFIFSIMATCTVFVPGLLVIAVNWGDLKILTGVGCVSTTLAQCLFKIIYLVVRREKSCRLYKELRSLWDSTDDPKERQSYEGLAYWARICSIVFYSSGTTTVIIFTVSAVFDYISNERIGNGVSGRHLPFEVWYGMDVTESPRFEIAFVCQFLAALLCAVAICAVDTSCLTTILHVSGQFRLISTWISNIGIEIRCHSINYISDRSGNLATDLIRCIRHHQRLINLVNDVNDLLTPIIFLQLLTSGIEICLSGFAVMSNGSSADIYKFISYLSSMMIQLLLWCWPGEILVQESQEIGYTAYLNVPWYKLPPIYRRQLLLIILRSQKYLIQPLLISLYYVKCKRKKCQNHDNWNL
- the LOC123988186 gene encoding odorant receptor 67c-like isoform X1 is translated as MRKLRRNSIDYYILPNKIMCSMIGIWPPDEKRTISSKLFTYFRFIFSIMATCTVFVPGLLVIAVNWGDLKILTGVGCVSTTLAQCLFKIIYLVVRREKSCRLYKELRSLWDSTDDPKERQSYEGLAYWARICSIVFYSSGTTTVIIFTVSAVFDYISNERIGNGVSGRHLPFEVWYGMDVTESPRFEIAFVCQFLAALLCAVAICAVDTSCLTTILHVSGQFRLISTWISNIGIEIRCHSINYISDRSGNLATDLIRCIRHHQRLINLVNDVNDLLTPIIFLQLLTSGIEICLSGFAVMSNGSSADIYKFISYLSSMMIQLLLWCWPGEILVQESQEIGYTAYLNVPWYKLPPIYRRQLLLIILRSQKYCSISALTFQTLSIHTLTNVFNTAASYFALLRQMQEEEVSKS